Below is a window of Diaminobutyricibacter sp. McL0608 DNA.
GGGCCGGCAGGCTTCCATCCCTTGATCCGCTGCCGCAGGGCGGCGAGCACGACCGATTGGAACGCGACGTAGATGCCGAGCACGGCGAACGACGTGATCTGGGTGAGCAGCTGGTCGGGGCCGACATAGATGATCACGCAGATCAGCAGCGGGATGACGCAGGCGACGATCAGCGCGTTGGTCGGAACCTTGCTGCGCGGCGAGACCTTCGAGAGCCACGTGTGCCCGGGGATCATTCCGTCGCGTGCGAACGAGAAGAGCAGCCGGCTCGCGGCCGCCTGCAGGCTCAGGACGCAGGAGAGGAACGCGGTGAGCGCCACGATGAGGAAGATCTTCGCGCCGACGTCGCCGAGGGAGGCCTGCAGGATGCCCGGGATGGGGTCGGCATCCTTGCCGTCCACGATCGCCTGCAGGTCGGGTGCGGCCATGACGTAGCCGCCGAACGCGAACAGGGAGGAGACGCCGCCGACCAGGATGGTCAGGATCATCGCGCGGGGGATGCGCCGGGCCGGGTTCTCGACCTCTTCCGCGACGTCACCGCACGCTTCGAAGCCGTAGAACAGGAACAGGCCGGCGAGCGCAGCACCGAGGAATGCGGTGATGTACGGGCCGTTGCCCTGGACGCCCATCGAGTCGAAGAACACGCTGAACGACTGGTGGCGCTGGAAGATCAGCAGGTAGAGCCCCACGGCGATGACCCCGATCAGCTCCGCAGCGAGCCCGATCCGTGCGACCCGGCCGAGCGTCCTGGTGCCCGAGAAGTTGAAGCCGAGGGCGACGACCAGGAACAGCACCGACAGGAGCACGGTCACCTCTTTGGTGACCGGGATGTTGAAGAGGCTCGCGAGGAAGCCGCTGCCGAACTCGGCGACCGCGGTGATCGTGACGATCATCGCCCAGATGTAGATCCAGGCCGCCATCCACGCATACCGGCGACCCCAGAGTCGCCGGGTCCACGGGTAGATTCCGCCGTGGATCGGGTACTGCGAGACCACTTCGCCGAACACGAGCGAGACCAGGAGCTGGCCGGCGCCCACGATGACGAGCCAGAAGATCGAGGGCGGCCCACCGGTGCTGACGGCGAGCGCGAAAAGCGAATAGACGCCGACGAGCGGTGAGAGATAGGTGAAACCGAGAGCGAAGTTCGCCCACAGCGACATCGATCGGTTGAAGGAATCCTCGTACCCCAGGACCGCCAGATGCTCGCCGTCGGCGAGGTGGTCGGAGGTGGACGGATCTGCTGACATCGTTGCCTTCCGGGTTGGACCAGAGGGCCGTGTGCGGTCACCGTTGACCGCGGGCACCTCGTCGTGTGTGCCCAATATAGTGGGAGGCGAGGCCTAAATCCTATAAAACAGGATGTTTCTGCGCGGAGTGTCGATTTCGTCCGTCAGGTGGCGCCGAAACGACCCGTTCCGGCCGAGAATCGCCGTTAGAACGGGTCATCTCGGCCGGAACGGCGACTCTCGGCGCAGGCCGACTCATCCGCCGATGCGGATCATCTTCTTGTTGACGAACTCGTCTGCTCCGAACCGGCCGAGTTCGCGACCCGAGCCGGACCGCTTGATGCCGCCGAAGGGCAGCTCGGCCCCATCCGCACCGACCAGGTTCACGAACACCATGCCCGCCTCGATGCCGTCGGCGACGCGAAGCGCCTGCTCCTGGTCGGTGGTGAAGACATACGAGCCGAGCCCGAACGGGGTGTCGTTGGCGAGGGCGAGTGCCTCGGCCTCCGACCCGACCTTGTAGACAGCGGCGACCGGCCCGAAGAACTCCTCGCGGTAGGCGTCGTTGTCGGGCTTCACGTCCGTCAGCACGGTGCTCTCGTAGAACGTACCTTCGCGTTTGCCGCCGGCGACGAGGGTGGCGCCCTGTTCGACGGCGCGATCCACCTGCTCGGCGAGGCGGTCTGCCGCAGCGGCCGACGACAACGGGCCCAGCACGGTGTCGGCCGACGTCGGGTCGCTCGGGGTGGCGCCGGTGATCGAGGCGGTGAACTTCTCCAGGAACGGCTGGTACAGGTCGTCGATGACGATGAAACGCTTGGCGGCGTTGCAGGCCTGGCCGTTGTTGTCGAGGCGGGCCGCGACAGCTGCCTCGACGGTCGCATCCAGGTCGTTCGTCGACAGCAGGATGAACGGGTCGGAGCCGCCCAGTTCGAGCACGACCTTCTTGAGGTGGCGGCCGGCGATCTCGGCGACGGCGGCGCCGGCGCGCTCGGAGCCGGTGAGCGACACGCCCTGCACGCGCGGGTCGGCGATGATCGTCCCGATCTGCTCGTGCGACGCGTAGATGTTCGTGTACGCGCCGGCCGGGAATCCCGCATCGTGGAAGATCTGCTCGATGGCCGCGGCCGACTCAGGGCACTGCTCCGCGTGCTTGAGCAGGATGGTGTTGCCGATGATCAGGTTGGGTCCGGCGAAGCGGGCGACCTGGTAGTACGGGAAGTTCCACGGCATGATGCCCAGCAGCACACCGAGCGAGCTGCGTCGGATGAGCGCCGAGCCCTCGCCGGCCAGCAGGGTGATCGGCTCGTCCTTCAGCAGGTCTTGCGCGTTGTCGGCGTAGTACCCGTAGATGTCGCCGCAGAAGTCGACCTCGCCGAGTGCCTGCTCGATCGGCTTGCCCATCTCACGCACGATGATCTCGGCCAGCTCCTGGCGGCGCTCCACGTGCAGTTCGCCCACCCGGCGGATGAGGGCGGCGCGCTCGGCGACGGAGGTGCTTCGCGACCAGGTGCGGTGGGCTTCGTCGGCGCCTGCGATGGCCGCCTGGAGCTCCTCCTCGGTGATCGTGGGGTAGGACTTGACCGTCTCCCCGGTGGCAGGGTTGACGACTGCGTAGTTGCTCATGGGAGTCTCCTTTTCAGGTGCACGCGCGCCCTCAGGTCTGCCGCGATGCACACTCTCGTTCGTCAAAGATATAACAATGGATGATTGTTCACGAGGCGTCTTCTTCGAATGCCAGCGCGAACGGGGTACCTGCGCAGGCGAGTAGTTCGTAACGGCTCGCGCCGGTCGCAGGCGGACGGTCGGGGAGCAGCGTTCCGGCGGCGAGCGTCGGGTCTGTGGAGACCATCACCCGCCCCTGCTCGTTGACCAGCGTGACCGGCCGCTCGATGGCGAGCAGCGTCGGCAGCAGCTCCTTCTCGAGCCGTTTGACGTAGATGTCGGCGCCGACGACGCCGATCATGGTGCCGTCGATCTCGGTCGGCATCGTCAGCGTGACGATGTAATCGCAGGTGCACAGGTGGTCGACGTAGGGCCCGGTGATGTGGGTCTGGTGGGTCGTCTCGGGGATGCTGTACCACTCGAGCGAACGGAAGTCACGCAGGTAGTCTGCGTAGCCGCGTGTGGACAGATCGAGCTTGGTGGGCCCGTCGGTCGTGCCGAGCAGAGGGTTGTCGTCGAGAGGACCGAGCCACCAGGCGAAGTGCACGTCGCGGCCCCGCACGTAGTCGGGGGCGGCGATGAACCCTGCCCCGATCAGTACGGCGTCGTCCGCGATGAGCGACGGCAGCACCAGCGTCGCGGCGAGTTCGTCGAGCTTCGACGGCGTGGTCTCGGTCGGACCCGCCCCGATCGCCTCGCGCCACCGAGCCAGCTGGTCGAAGACTCCGTCGAACAGGGCGCTTACGAGTCGCGCTCCGTCGTCCACGCTCGGACGCCCTGTGGTCCTCTGCTCAGTCATCGAGCGCTCCCGTCTTCTCGAGTCGTGCGCGGGCGGCGAGGAGCCATTCCGCGATCGACCGGATGAGCGCGGTCACCTGGGCGCGAGCCGCTTCTCCGTCGCCGGCGGCGATGGCGTCGGCGATCGAGCGAGTGGCGGTCGACGTGCGGTCGCGCATCCCTGTGTCGGACATCCCGAGCCAGAGGACAGGACCGAACTCGGCCTGGAGCCGGATCTGCTCGCGAACGAGCCGCGTCGACTGGCTGAGGACGGCGAGTTCGAGGAAGAAGCCGCCCGCGTTCCGCCGGGCCTCGGCGGCGGTGCTGAAGTCGGCGTCGTCGAGCCAGCTGCGCAGGCGCTCGTCGTCGGCGGGCGCCGACCGTTCCGCGGCGCGGTCGGCGCACGCGGCCGCGATCGCGGTGATGTAGACGGCGAGGTCGGAGAGTTCGACCTGCGACAGGCCGCGCAGCCGCGTGCGCACCAGTGCGGCGTGCGGTGCGGCCGATTCGATGACGAAGCTGCCGCCCTCCCGTCCGCGGCGCGTCTCGACGAGGCCGGCCTCCCGGAGGATTCCGAGCCCCTCGCGCGCGGTGACCAGGGCGACCCCGAACCGCCGGGCGAGTTCGGATTCGCTGGGGAGGCGTTCCCCTGCCACGAGGACACCGAGGACGATCGCATCCGTCAGGCGCTGGGCGACCTGTTCGGCGCGTCCGGCGCCCGCGAGTTGCGCGAAGACCGCGTCGCGCGCCCCTGGCGCGGTGCGGGTCGGCCCAGCGAGACTGGTCATGCGTGCCCCATGGATTCACACTATCCGCAGGAGACGTCGTCGGCGGACCGGACGCCTAAAACATTCATAATAGGATGAATTCGCTCGAGCATCGCTGAGGAGGCCGGATGAGTGACACAGCATCCGCGGGTGCGCTCACCGGAATCCGCGTGGCCGACTTCTCGCGCGTGCTGGCCGGCCCATACGCGACGATGATGCTCGCCGATTTCGGCGCAGACGTCATCAAGGTCGAAAGCCCGGACGGGGACGACACCCGATCCTGGACCCCGCCGGTGGATGCGGGTGGACAGTCCACCTACTTCGACGCGGTCAACCGCAACAAACGTTCCGTCGTCTGCGACCTGCGCACCGCCGAAGGCCTCGAGACGGCTCGTGCCCTCGCGGCGTCGGCGGATGTCGTGGTGGAGAATTTCCGGCCCGGCGTCATGGAGCGGTACGGACTCGACGCGGCGACCCTGCAGGCGGCCAACCCCGGACTCGTGTACTGCTCCATCTCCGGATTCGGCCGCGAGCACGGCGCCGCGCTTGCCGGGTACGACCTGCTCGTGCAGGCCGTCGGCGGTCTCATGAGCATCACCGGCCACCCCGACGCGGCGCCCACCAAAGTCGGTGTCGCGGTCGTCGACGTGCTCACCGGGCTGAACGCGCTGTCGGGCATCCTGCTCGCACTGCGCGAACGCGACCGCACCGGCCTCGGTCAGCGTGTCGACGTCGACCTGCTCAGCTCCCTCCTCGCCGGGCTCACCAACCAGGCGTCGAGCACCCTCGCGACCGGCATTCCTCCGCAACGGCTCGGGAACGCGCATCCGAGTATCGCGCCGTACGAAGGGTTCGAGGCGTCCGACCGCGAGATTGTCGTCGCTGTCGGCAACGACAAGCAGTTCCGCGCGTTCGCCGCGATCCTCGGAGTGCCGGCGCTCGCCGACGACGCGCGGTTCGCGACCAACGAGTCGCGAGTCGCGCACCGAGCCGAATTGCGCGCGATCATCGACCACGCGCTCGGCGCCGGTCCCGCAGCCCACTGGGTGTCTGAGTGTGCGGCAGCCGGGGTTCCGGCCGGGCTGGTCAACAGTGTCGCAGAGGCGTTCGATTTCGCAGCCGCCCTCGGGCTCGACGCGGTCGCGCAGGTGACCGATGAAGCGACCGGACGGGTCCAGGCGCAGCCGGCCAACCCCATCCACCTCTCTGCGATGCCTGCGCGTTACGAGCGCGTGGCGCCCGCACTGGGGGAGCATGAAGGCGCGGTCTGGCTGGATGAGGCGGGTCGCGCGGGGGCGCGGGGGGCCGCATCCGCACCCGCGGCCGCATCCGCGAGCGCATCCGCGAGCGAACACGAAGCCGCATCGGCGAGCGGACCCGCCGCCGTACGGGGTAAAGAATCAGCGCAGTAGAACGGAAGGAACACCGTGAGCACCCTGCTCGAGGACGCATTCAGCATCCAACCCCTGCTCAGCGACGAGGAGCGCGGATGGGCCGCCACGGCGCGCACATTCGCGACCGAGCGCATCCTGCCGGTCATCGAGCAGGACTTCGAAGACAAACACTTCCGGCGCGAATTCGTCGGCGAACTCGGCGCGCTCGGCCTGCTCGGAATGCACCTCACAGACGAGGGATGCGCGGGCGCGGGCGCGGTCAGCTACGGGCTGGTCTGTCTGGAGCTCGAAGCGGCGGACAGCGGATGGCGCACTTTCGTATCGGTGCAGGGATCGCTGGCGATGAGCGCGATCTCGAAATTCGGCTCCGATGAACAGAAGCACGAATGGCTGCCGCCGCTGGCGCGCGGCGAGCGGATCGGTTGCTTCGCGCTCACGGAGCCGGGCGGAGGCAG
It encodes the following:
- a CDS encoding APC family permease, translated to MSADPSTSDHLADGEHLAVLGYEDSFNRSMSLWANFALGFTYLSPLVGVYSLFALAVSTGGPPSIFWLVIVGAGQLLVSLVFGEVVSQYPIHGGIYPWTRRLWGRRYAWMAAWIYIWAMIVTITAVAEFGSGFLASLFNIPVTKEVTVLLSVLFLVVALGFNFSGTRTLGRVARIGLAAELIGVIAVGLYLLIFQRHQSFSVFFDSMGVQGNGPYITAFLGAALAGLFLFYGFEACGDVAEEVENPARRIPRAMILTILVGGVSSLFAFGGYVMAAPDLQAIVDGKDADPIPGILQASLGDVGAKIFLIVALTAFLSCVLSLQAAASRLLFSFARDGMIPGHTWLSKVSPRSKVPTNALIVACVIPLLICVIIYVGPDQLLTQITSFAVLGIYVAFQSVVLAALRQRIKGWKPAGPFNLGKGGFVVNVIALAYGIFAMILLAWPGHSGVFVNDWIVLIGLAIVAGTGLIYLFAARPDRKSTAPEGDAIHVAELLRARH
- a CDS encoding NAD-dependent succinate-semialdehyde dehydrogenase yields the protein MSNYAVVNPATGETVKSYPTITEEELQAAIAGADEAHRTWSRSTSVAERAALIRRVGELHVERRQELAEIIVREMGKPIEQALGEVDFCGDIYGYYADNAQDLLKDEPITLLAGEGSALIRRSSLGVLLGIMPWNFPYYQVARFAGPNLIIGNTILLKHAEQCPESAAAIEQIFHDAGFPAGAYTNIYASHEQIGTIIADPRVQGVSLTGSERAGAAVAEIAGRHLKKVVLELGGSDPFILLSTNDLDATVEAAVAARLDNNGQACNAAKRFIVIDDLYQPFLEKFTASITGATPSDPTSADTVLGPLSSAAAADRLAEQVDRAVEQGATLVAGGKREGTFYESTVLTDVKPDNDAYREEFFGPVAAVYKVGSEAEALALANDTPFGLGSYVFTTDQEQALRVADGIEAGMVFVNLVGADGAELPFGGIKRSGSGRELGRFGADEFVNKKMIRIGG
- a CDS encoding cache domain-containing protein, with the protein product MTEQRTTGRPSVDDGARLVSALFDGVFDQLARWREAIGAGPTETTPSKLDELAATLVLPSLIADDAVLIGAGFIAAPDYVRGRDVHFAWWLGPLDDNPLLGTTDGPTKLDLSTRGYADYLRDFRSLEWYSIPETTHQTHITGPYVDHLCTCDYIVTLTMPTEIDGTMIGVVGADIYVKRLEKELLPTLLAIERPVTLVNEQGRVMVSTDPTLAAGTLLPDRPPATGASRYELLACAGTPFALAFEEDAS
- a CDS encoding FadR/GntR family transcriptional regulator, which produces MTSLAGPTRTAPGARDAVFAQLAGAGRAEQVAQRLTDAIVLGVLVAGERLPSESELARRFGVALVTAREGLGILREAGLVETRRGREGGSFVIESAAPHAALVRTRLRGLSQVELSDLAVYITAIAAACADRAAERSAPADDERLRSWLDDADFSTAAEARRNAGGFFLELAVLSQSTRLVREQIRLQAEFGPVLWLGMSDTGMRDRTSTATRSIADAIAAGDGEAARAQVTALIRSIAEWLLAARARLEKTGALDD
- a CDS encoding CaiB/BaiF CoA transferase family protein, with product MSDTASAGALTGIRVADFSRVLAGPYATMMLADFGADVIKVESPDGDDTRSWTPPVDAGGQSTYFDAVNRNKRSVVCDLRTAEGLETARALAASADVVVENFRPGVMERYGLDAATLQAANPGLVYCSISGFGREHGAALAGYDLLVQAVGGLMSITGHPDAAPTKVGVAVVDVLTGLNALSGILLALRERDRTGLGQRVDVDLLSSLLAGLTNQASSTLATGIPPQRLGNAHPSIAPYEGFEASDREIVVAVGNDKQFRAFAAILGVPALADDARFATNESRVAHRAELRAIIDHALGAGPAAHWVSECAAAGVPAGLVNSVAEAFDFAAALGLDAVAQVTDEATGRVQAQPANPIHLSAMPARYERVAPALGEHEGAVWLDEAGRAGARGAASAPAAASASASASEHEAASASGPAAVRGKESAQ